A window of the Deltaproteobacteria bacterium genome harbors these coding sequences:
- a CDS encoding NADH-quinone oxidoreductase subunit J has product MELIFFYIFSGLTVLTALFVISFRNTLSAAFSLVLCLFGVACLFALLGAHFLAAMQVLVYAGAIMVLFVFIIMLLDLGKGALLKIKLNFPAVVGVLFGSYLGVLLVLRLGYLSLSFPPLPDRFGEVREVGRLLFTNYLIPFEVASILLLVAIVGAVVLAKKDL; this is encoded by the coding sequence ATGGAGTTGATTTTCTTCTACATTTTTTCCGGATTGACTGTTTTAACCGCGCTTTTTGTGATTTCTTTTCGTAATACCCTCTCCGCTGCCTTTTCGCTTGTCCTCTGCCTGTTCGGTGTTGCTTGTCTCTTCGCACTTTTGGGGGCGCATTTTCTCGCAGCGATGCAGGTCCTGGTTTATGCCGGTGCGATCATGGTCCTCTTTGTCTTTATTATTATGTTGCTTGACCTGGGGAAGGGGGCCTTGCTGAAAATAAAACTCAACTTTCCGGCAGTCGTTGGGGTTCTCTTTGGATCTTACCTTGGTGTCTTGCTGGTGCTTCGCCTCGGCTATTTAAGTCTCTCGTTTCCGCCTCTGCCGGACCGTTTTGGAGAAGTTCGGGAGGTTGGAAGACTACTTTTTACCAATTACCTGATTCCTTTTGAGGTCGCTTCTATCCTTCTGCTTGTTGCAATTGTCGGAGCGGTTGTTCTGGCCAAGAAAGATTTATGA
- the nuoK gene encoding NADH-quinone oxidoreductase subunit NuoK translates to MTLAHFITLSAILFSIGVTGVMTHRNLLVVLMSIELMLNAANVAFIAFSRFHGEMGGQALAFFVIALAASEATVGLAIVIAIFRKQGTVDAGELRYLKD, encoded by the coding sequence ATGACACTAGCCCACTTTATTACCCTCTCCGCCATTCTCTTCTCAATCGGAGTGACCGGCGTTATGACACATCGAAATCTTCTTGTTGTCCTCATGTCAATTGAACTCATGCTGAATGCGGCGAATGTCGCCTTCATCGCCTTTTCCCGTTTTCATGGTGAAATGGGGGGGCAGGCACTTGCCTTTTTTGTGATTGCCCTTGCTGCCTCTGAGGCGACAGTCGGGCTTGCGATTGTGATAGCGATTTTTCGAAAACAAGGCACCGTTGATGCGGGCGAATTACGCTACCTGAAGGATTGA
- the nuoL gene encoding NADH-quinone oxidoreductase subunit L has product MNSLVLGFPFGVVVGLIPLLPLLGAVLNGVVALFCRSGRREVPKPLVSLIGVSLPFLAFALSLFVFSIAKDPAGGLTTPALWDWMSVGDLSLPVHFKVDRLSLVMALVVTGVGALIHLYSVGYMAHDAGYARYFSYLNLFLFAMLVLVLGGSLPLMFIGWEGVGLCSYLLIGFWFEDDAKAYAGKKAFIVNRIGDLGFLLGMFLLYSTLSERGVTSGLGLLSFDTLQQYRGEFFSVATLASLLLFVGAVGKSAQIPLYVWLPDAMAGPTPVSALIHAATMVTAGVYMVARMHFLFSLSPTAMEVVGSVGAATALFAALIALVQSDIKKVLAYSTVSQLGYMILGVGIGAYSAGIFHLVTHAFFKACLFLGAGSVIHAMGGEQEIWKMGGLRKKLPITFVTFLAAVVAIVGIFPFAGFFSKDAILFQTFAQGYRILWGIGFVTAGLTAFYMCRLFAVVFLGANRSEPEKRYHLHESPPSMTIPLVLLGFLSLVGGWIGIPEALHGKDHFFRWLAPLFPYTGFYERLERAGHGMELLLSIITVLWIFHIALITLILYSQRPETVARIAQKIGPLYRLLQQKFYVDELYHFLVIRPIHWFSRVVLWRFHDEKVIDSLLINGSVETVGLVGRTLNLLQTGLIQNYAIYFALSALGVIAYFIL; this is encoded by the coding sequence ATGAATTCTTTAGTTTTGGGGTTTCCGTTTGGGGTGGTGGTGGGGTTGATCCCACTGCTTCCGCTTTTGGGGGCGGTTTTAAACGGCGTCGTTGCCCTTTTCTGTCGCTCCGGTCGTCGCGAGGTCCCAAAACCGTTGGTCTCTCTGATTGGTGTGAGTCTCCCGTTTCTCGCCTTTGCCCTTTCTCTCTTTGTCTTTTCCATTGCCAAAGATCCTGCCGGGGGACTGACGACGCCTGCCCTCTGGGATTGGATGAGCGTCGGAGATCTCTCCCTGCCGGTTCATTTTAAGGTCGATCGCTTGTCTCTTGTCATGGCACTCGTCGTAACAGGGGTTGGTGCCCTGATCCATCTTTATTCGGTTGGTTACATGGCCCATGATGCCGGTTACGCCCGCTATTTTTCCTATTTGAATCTTTTTCTCTTCGCGATGCTGGTTCTTGTCCTGGGGGGAAGCTTACCTCTGATGTTTATCGGCTGGGAGGGTGTCGGGCTTTGTTCCTATCTCCTGATCGGATTTTGGTTTGAGGATGATGCGAAGGCGTATGCGGGGAAAAAGGCGTTCATTGTGAATCGAATCGGAGACCTTGGGTTTTTGCTCGGGATGTTTCTGCTTTACTCAACCCTTTCGGAGCGAGGGGTCACTTCCGGTCTCGGTCTTCTCTCCTTCGATACACTCCAGCAGTACCGCGGTGAATTTTTCTCTGTGGCAACCCTCGCCTCTCTCCTTCTTTTTGTCGGGGCTGTTGGGAAGTCGGCCCAGATCCCGCTCTATGTCTGGTTGCCGGATGCGATGGCCGGTCCGACACCGGTCTCCGCCCTGATCCATGCGGCGACGATGGTGACCGCTGGCGTTTATATGGTGGCCCGGATGCATTTTCTCTTCAGTCTCTCGCCGACAGCGATGGAGGTGGTCGGCTCTGTAGGGGCAGCGACCGCCCTCTTCGCAGCGTTGATTGCGCTGGTCCAGAGCGATATCAAAAAAGTTTTGGCCTACTCCACGGTTTCGCAGTTGGGGTACATGATCCTCGGTGTCGGGATCGGGGCCTATTCCGCCGGGATTTTTCATCTTGTGACGCATGCCTTTTTTAAGGCCTGTCTCTTTTTAGGGGCCGGTTCTGTGATTCATGCAATGGGAGGGGAGCAAGAGATCTGGAAGATGGGGGGGCTCCGAAAAAAACTACCGATTACTTTCGTAACATTTCTTGCCGCGGTGGTCGCTATTGTCGGGATCTTCCCGTTTGCCGGTTTCTTCAGCAAGGATGCGATCCTCTTCCAGACCTTTGCGCAAGGGTATCGGATTTTATGGGGAATCGGTTTTGTCACGGCGGGATTGACCGCTTTTTATATGTGCCGGCTTTTTGCGGTTGTTTTTTTGGGGGCCAATCGGAGCGAGCCCGAGAAGCGGTATCACCTTCATGAATCCCCTCCGAGCATGACGATCCCGCTTGTCCTCCTGGGGTTTTTATCATTGGTTGGCGGATGGATCGGGATTCCGGAGGCGCTCCATGGGAAGGATCATTTCTTCCGGTGGCTTGCACCCCTTTTCCCTTACACCGGTTTCTACGAGAGATTGGAAAGGGCAGGGCATGGGATGGAGCTTCTCCTCTCGATTATCACGGTGCTTTGGATCTTTCATATCGCCCTGATCACCTTGATCCTCTATTCCCAAAGGCCGGAAACGGTCGCTCGCATCGCGCAAAAGATCGGTCCCCTCTATCGGCTGCTTCAGCAGAAGTTTTATGTCGATGAGCTCTATCATTTCCTGGTGATCCGTCCGATCCATTGGTTCTCTCGCGTGGTCTTGTGGCGGTTTCATGATGAGAAGGTGATTGATAGTTTATTGATTAACGGATCTGTCGAGACCGTGGGGCTTGTCGGCAGGACATTGAATCTCCTTCAAACCGGTCTGATTCAGAACTACGCCATTTATTTTGCCTTAAGCGCCTTAGGGGTTATTGCTTACTTTATCCTATGA